A segment of the Synechococcus sp. MEDNS5 genome:
GTTGGAGAGCTCAGGGCACGGTTCCAGCGTGAATGTGATCGCTCAGGAATGGTGATCCCACCCGTTGGAGCGGAGGATGGTTGGACCACGGAATGGCATGCATCCGTTTCCCCTTGGATGCATGACGCGGCTGCGGCAGTGCAACAGGGGGTGCTGCTGGTGGTGGACTATGCCTTTGAAGCGGATCGCTATTACGCCTGCCATCGCAGCGATGGCACGTTGCTGGCCTATCAACAGCAGGTCGCAACCAATGATGTTCTTCGCAATGCCGGTACTCAGGACATCACAGCCCATCTCTGTGTGGACGGTGTGGTTGCCGCAGCTGAAATGAACGGTTGGAGGTTTGAAGGACAACGCCGCCAAGGGGAGGCCCTTCTTGCTCTCGGCTTGGCCGAACGATTCAGCGCCCTTCAATCCCTTCCAGCTGCGCAACTGGGAGAGGCACTGCGCCGTCGAGAAACCCTGTTGCGTCTGGTGGATCCTTCCTGTCTCGGTGACCTGCGCTGGATGGTGTTCCGTCGGCAGAGCACTGGACAGGATGATGTCCCAGTGCAACGCAGTCGTTTGCTGCGGGATCCCCCACAGGTCAGTGCTGGATCTCCAGACACTGCCTGACGTTGTCTTCGTTGATCTGATCGCTGATCAGAACCGACCCTATGGCGTTCGGCAAGACAAACCGCAACTGACCGTGGCGGACTTTTTTGTCGGAGCGAAGAGTGTCAATGACCCGGTCGATCTCCAGACAAGGCCATTCAGTGGGAAGCCCAGCCTTACGGATCAGGGTCAACTGACGTTGCTGATCTGCCTCCGTCCACAGTCCTTTGATTACGGCCAGATGACCAACGGTCGCCATGCCGATGGCGACGGCTTCACCATGCAGCCAAGTGCCATATCCGCTGAGTGTTTCCACCACATGTCCGAAGGTATGGCCGTAATTGAGAATCGCTCGCCGCCCGCCTTCCCGTTCATCGGCAGCAACCACTGCGGCTTTGGCCTGGGCGGATCGCTCGAGGATGGTCTGAAGAAATTCCGGGCTCATGCTGCCTGGATCACTGAGATCCTCAGCCTGCTCGAGACGTTCAAACAGTTCGGAATCGCCGATCACCCCATATTTGATCACTTCCGCCATTCCGGCACGGAACTCCCTTGGTGGAAGTGTCTGCAATGTGAGGGGATCAATCATCACCAGCGACGGCTGGTGAAATGCCCCAATCAGGTTTTTCCCGCAGGCGTGGTTAACGCCGGTTTTGCCTCCGATCGAGGCATCCACCATCGCCAGAAGGGTGGTGGGAAGCTGAACAACCGGGATGCCTCGAAGCCAGCAGGCAGCGGCGAATCCGGTCATGTCCCCCACCACTCCTCCACCAAGGGCCAGCATCAGGGAGGTGCGTTCCAGGCCGTTCCGTTGTGCGGCGTCAAGAATGATCCTGATGGTGTCGAGTGTTTTCTGCTCCTCGCCCGCATCAATCTCCAAGAGCACTGGTCTGAAGCCTGCTGTTTCGAGACTGGTGAGGCATTGCGCGGCGTAGTGATCGGCCACTTCCGGGTTGCTCACCACAAGAATCCTGGTTCCATCTCGCACTTGCAGCGCAGAGATTGCATCACCAACACGGGTTAGCTGGCCAGCACCGATGATGACGTCGTAGGGATTGCGTTCGAGGGCTACACGGATCCTGGCTTGTGGTTCCATTGCCGACGTTGTCTCTGAGGTCGTGGTCACTGACCCTATCCTCAGCACGAAACGTTTCGGGTTGGATCTTGATGAAATCCGAGGTTGATCGCAGCAGAACCCTCACGGCCTGGGGCTTTCTGAGTCCTGCGCTCATCCTTCTTGGTGTTTCGGTGCTGATTCCAGCAGCGATGGCGCTGGTCATGAGCTTCACGCAGACAGGGCTTGATGTTTCCGAACCCCTGCGTTTCATCGGATTCGCCAATCTGCGGCGTCTGGCAGGTGATCCGATGTTTTACAAAGTTCTGGGAACGACTTTGATCTATCTCTTCGGAGTCGTGCCGCCGATTGTTCTCGGTGCCCTCGCTCTGGCTGTGCTTGTGAACCGGGCACTCCCTGGAATTCACATCATCAGGGCTGCTTTCTACACCCCGGTTCTTGTTTCGATTGTTGTTGCTGCGATCGCCTTTCGATGGCTTTACGCCGAAAACGGATTGATCAATGGCTGGCTCGGCGCTCTCATCGGCTCCGGTTTTCTTCCGATCGACTTCCTCTCCAACCCGTTGCTGGCCCTTCCTTCGGTGATGCTGGTCACGCTCTGGAAAGGACTCGGTTACTACATGGTGATTTTCCTGGGCGGACTTCAAGGGATTCCCGGTGAGCTGTACGAAGCAGCCGAACTCGATGGCAGTGAAGGCTGGAGAAAGCATCTCGACATCACGCTCCCTTTATTACGTCCTTATCTCACCTTGGTGGCCGTGATCTCAGCGATCGCTGCCACCAAGGTGTTTGAGGAGGTGTTTCTGATGACTCAGGGTGGACCTGCCGACTCCACGCGCACGCTTGTTTATTACGTCTACGACCAAGCCTTTGCGGAGTTGGAAATCAGCTATGCATGCACTGTTGGCCTGGCTCTGTTTCTGATCGTTCTGTTGCTTACTGCTGTGCGACTGGCCTTCAGCGATGATCGTTCTCTCATTTAAGTCATGCGTTTGATGGAAGCTGCTGTCTGATCTCCGCTCGGATGGCAAGCTTCAGGTTGAGAAAGGGTCTGACATGGGGAGCGCTGACGGCGCAATCGGAGTGATCGGCGGCGGCCAGCTGGCCCGCATGTTGTCGGAGGCCGCCGCTCTTCGCGGCATTGATGTGTTGGTTCAAACCACATCCGAGGCTGATTGCGCTGTTGCTGCATCCAGCCGATTGGTGCAGGCGTTGCCGACCGATCAGGAAGCGACGCGAGAGCTGGCCCGTGATTGCAGCGGCATCACATTCGAGAACGAGTGGGTGTCGGTGGACGCT
Coding sequences within it:
- a CDS encoding class I SAM-dependent methyltransferase; its protein translation is MVSDVCCPAWLLDRLRQSGGEVPFSLFMHWALHDPSHGAYGSGRLAVGPDGDFTTSPSLGEDFAELLVDQLVEWLQALGERHPAERLSVVDVGPGEGTLTAQLIPLLRRKAPGLVDRLDCVLVECNPGMEMRQKQRLGACPAIPCRWSSLDELRRNPLVGVVVAHELLDALSVERLVLRSETLQRQMVRLREEGPSAQIHLAEGPFVGELRARFQRECDRSGMVIPPVGAEDGWTTEWHASVSPWMHDAAAAVQQGVLLVVDYAFEADRYYACHRSDGTLLAYQQQVATNDVLRNAGTQDITAHLCVDGVVAAAEMNGWRFEGQRRQGEALLALGLAERFSALQSLPAAQLGEALRRRETLLRLVDPSCLGDLRWMVFRRQSTGQDDVPVQRSRLLRDPPQVSAGSPDTA
- the aroB gene encoding 3-dehydroquinate synthase; this encodes MEPQARIRVALERNPYDVIIGAGQLTRVGDAISALQVRDGTRILVVSNPEVADHYAAQCLTSLETAGFRPVLLEIDAGEEQKTLDTIRIILDAAQRNGLERTSLMLALGGGVVGDMTGFAAACWLRGIPVVQLPTTLLAMVDASIGGKTGVNHACGKNLIGAFHQPSLVMIDPLTLQTLPPREFRAGMAEVIKYGVIGDSELFERLEQAEDLSDPGSMSPEFLQTILERSAQAKAAVVAADEREGGRRAILNYGHTFGHVVETLSGYGTWLHGEAVAIGMATVGHLAVIKGLWTEADQQRQLTLIRKAGLPTEWPCLEIDRVIDTLRSDKKVRHGQLRFVLPNAIGSVLISDQINEDNVRQCLEIQH
- a CDS encoding carbohydrate ABC transporter permease, whose product is MKSEVDRSRTLTAWGFLSPALILLGVSVLIPAAMALVMSFTQTGLDVSEPLRFIGFANLRRLAGDPMFYKVLGTTLIYLFGVVPPIVLGALALAVLVNRALPGIHIIRAAFYTPVLVSIVVAAIAFRWLYAENGLINGWLGALIGSGFLPIDFLSNPLLALPSVMLVTLWKGLGYYMVIFLGGLQGIPGELYEAAELDGSEGWRKHLDITLPLLRPYLTLVAVISAIAATKVFEEVFLMTQGGPADSTRTLVYYVYDQAFAELEISYACTVGLALFLIVLLLTAVRLAFSDDRSLI